A genomic region of Zalophus californianus isolate mZalCal1 chromosome 1, mZalCal1.pri.v2, whole genome shotgun sequence contains the following coding sequences:
- the POLRMT gene encoding DNA-directed RNA polymerase, mitochondrial isoform X2 produces the protein MPPSLRGPAALWELWFRRPSPAARSLRSRRRLRNYNSRQVRAAQAQCGRCSGRRAACRRCAGATARPVSGGPCGRRAGPALWRRKGLSVASGAAEGAPLPTPVSKTAGRTGATRSCWRNRNPPQAEDTDPCGLCLPFQPEGAVAARSALMLPPPGEKPVPTALLQVLEARVRQLQAECVSEVTVKRVGMARRLPASGGFQPPGKAQTGPEDIAAELSGRWAQKLDKEKFAMQKRKQRLEVKLQVRAQQLACEHRLRVVPRLLDAQLASCLPHWEHGAPQSDWEERLTRLLQEAPRKLSHEAEQAPKAESASVRREIQQQRLLAFFECCLLTGHLPLAHHVLVTFHSRSRQQRRLTLAMYNTVMLGWARKGSFRELVYVFFMVKDAGLTPDLFSYAAALQCMGRLGQNADAIQRCLDQMARDGLKLQGLFTSMPLCQEEQAMVLRAVRKAQPTFSLPPPPRPPPQVNTSPLLREIYAKSGPVSYPKLHLPLQKLQSLFQQQLGVEMATTVAVESVEKARVLTKEVLQARNTLKQLRAEWVQALSLGLQELKASEARAARAGRSTIFPYLCVLTEEELAELLLQTLQVLPPQGESLLSLAQQLGLRVFNRHTVHRKQLSSQVQALQQRYHRYLHLLASDTQVEKPHLPRQYWEALGAPEAPHEQPWPLPVLVQLGKKLAELLVEAVRMPGSVAAPQGPCTLIPVLYHVYSFRSFRQIGILKPHPAFTELLATAAERTLTFEAAEVPMLCPPLPWTSPHTGAFLLSPTKLMRSLEGTMQHQRLLDSCPPAELHGALDALTQLGNCAWRVNGRVLDLVLELFTAKGCPRLGVPAPPSEAPRPPEGRLPPGASPTHKAKVRRELARCLKVAREMHSLRSDALYRLSLAQHLRHRVFWLPHNMDFRGRTYPCPPHFNHLGSDLARALLEFAQGRPLGRHGLDWLKIHLVNLTGLKKHEPLQARLVFANEMMEDILDSADRPMTGRKWWMEVDEPWQALACCMEIARAVRAPDPAAYVSHFPVHQDGSCNGLQHYAALGRDSVGAASVNLLPSDLPQDVYSGVAAQVEVFRRQDAERGVRVAQVLEGFISRKVVKQTVMTVVYGVTRYGGRLQIEKRLRELSNFPQEFVWEASHYLVRQVFNSLQEMFSGTRAIQHWLTESARLIAHTGSAVEWVTPLGIPIIQPYHQDSKVLISGGIQSLTFSQSGDTSQKPNTLKQKNGFPPNFIHSLDSSHMMLTALHCYRKGLTFVSVHDCFWTHAADVEVMNQVCREQFVRLHSQPILHNLSRFLVKRFCSGTRSPKHSKNVWIGKLQDTLKSVPKTGAFDLEQVKHSTYFFS, from the exons ATGCCTCCGAGCCTCCGGGGCCCCGCTGCTCTCTGGGAATTGTGGTTTCGGCGGCCTTCTCCCGCCGCGAGGTCCCTTCGAAGCCGCCGTAGGCTGCGGAACTACAACTCCCGGCAGGTGCGGGCGGCGCAGGCGCAGTGCGGGCGGTGCAGCGGGCGGCGAGCGGCATGTCGGCGCTGCGCTGGGGCCACGGCGCGTCCGGTCTCCGGAGGGCCCTGTGGCCGGCGGGCCGGCCCGGCCCTCTGGCGGAGGAAG GGGCTCTCAGTGGCGTCTGGGGCCGCAGAAGGAGCTCCTCTGCCAACCCCTGTGAGCAAGACCGCCGGAAGGACTGGGGCCACGCGGAGCTGCTGGAGG AATAGAAACCCCCCCCAAGCTGAGGACACAGATCCCTGTGGCCTTTGCCTGCCTTTTCAGCCAGAAGGAGCTGTGGCCGCCAGGTCAGCTCTGATGTTGCCGCCTCCGGGAGAAAAACCTGTGCCCACAGCCCTGCTCCAGG TGCTTGAGGCGCGGGTGCGGCAGCTGCAGGCCGAGTGTGTGTCAGAGGTAACGGTGAAGAGGGTCGGCATGGCTCGACGACTCCCAGCATCTGGCGGCTTCCAGCCACCCGGGAAGGCCCAGACGGGGCCCGAGGACATTGCTGCGGAGCTCAGTGGCCGCTGGGCCCAGAAACTGGACAAGGAGAAGTTTGCGATGCAGAAGCGCAAGCAGCGGCTGGAGGTGAAGCTGCAGGTGCGAGCCCAGCAGCTGGCTTGTGAGCACAGGCTGCGGGTGGTGCCCCGCCTGCTGGACGCCCAGCTGGCCAGCTGCCTGCCGCACTGGGAGCACGGGGCCCCCCAGAGCGACTGGGAAGAGCGGCTGACGCGGCTGCTGCAGGAGGCCCCGCGGAAGCTGAGCCATGAGGCCGAGCAGGCCCCCAAGGCTGAGAGCGCCTCTGTGCGGCGGGAGATCCAGCAGCAAAGGCTCCTGGCCTTCTTTGAGTGCTGCCTGCTCACGGGCCACCTGCCTCTCGCCCACCACGTGCTGGTCACCTTCCACAGCCGGTCCCGGCAGCAGCGGCGGCTCACGCTAGCCATGTACAACACTGTCATGCTCGGCTGGGCTCGCAAG GGCTCCTTCAGAGAGCTGGTTTACGTGTTCTTCATGGTGAAGGATGCTGGCCTCACCCCAGACCTGTTCTCCTACGCGGCCGCCCTGCAGTGCATGGGACGGCTGGGCCAGAATGCCGACGCCATCCAGAG GTGTCTGGACCAGATGGCCCGGGACGGGCTGAAGCTGCAGGGGCTGTTTACCAGCATGCCACTGTGCCAGGAGGAGCAGGCCATGGTCCTGAGGGCTGTGCGCAAGGCCCAGCCCACCTTCAGCCTGCCGCCGCCACCAcggcccccaccccaggtcaACACCTCACCACTGCTCAGGGAGATCTACGCCAAG AGCGGCCCCGTGTCGTACCCGAAGCTGCACCTGCCCCTGCAGAAGCTACAGAGCCTCTTCCAGCAGCAGTTGGGCGTGGAGATGGCCACCACCGTGGCCGTGGAATCCGTGGAGAAGGCCCGGGTGCTGACCAAGGAGGTCCTGCAGGCG CGGAACACCCTGAAGCAGCTGCGTGCCGAGTGGGTGCAGGCGCTGAGCTTGGGGCTGCAGGAGCTGAAGGCCAGCGAGGCCCGCGCCGCCCGTGCCGGCCGCTCCACCATCTTCCCGTACCTGTGTGTGCTCACCGAGGAGGAGCTCGCCGAGCTGCTGCTGCAG ACCTTGCAGGTGCTGCCCCCGCAGGGAGAGTCGCTGCTCTCCCTGGCACAGCAGCTGGGCCTGCGCGTCTTCAACCGGCACACGGTGCACAGGAAGCAGCTGAGCAGCCAGGTGCAGGCACTCCAGCAGCGTTACCACCGCTACCTGCACCTGCTGGCCTCCGACACCCAG gtGGAGAAGCCCCACCTGCCACGGCAGTACTGGGAGGCGCTGGGGGCGCCCGAGGCCCCCCACGAGCAGCCCTGGCCCTTGCCCGTGCTGGTGCAGCTGGGCAAGAAGCTTGCCGAGTTGCTGGTGGAGGCCGTGCGGATGCCCGGCAGCGTGGCCGCCCCGCAGGGCCCCTGCACGCTCATCCCCGTGCTCTACCACGTGTACTCCTTCCGCAGCTTCCGCCAG ATCGGGATCCTGAAGCCACACCCTGCCTTCACGGAGCTCCTGGCGACGGCCGCAGAGCGCACGCTGACCTTTGAAGCGGCCGAGGTGCCCATGTTGTGCCCGCCACTCCCCTGGACGTCGCCGCACACGGGTGCCTTCCTGCTGAGCCCCACCAAGCTCATGCGCTCACTCGAGGGCACCATGCAGCACCAGCGCCTGCTGGACAGCTGCCCCCCTGCCGAGCTGCACGGTGCCCTGGACGCCCTCACACAGCTGGGCAACTGCGCCTGGCGGGTCAACGGGCGCGTGCTGGACCTGGTCCTGGAGCTCTTCACCGCCAAGGGCTGCCCGCGCCTGGGTGTGCCGGCCCCACCCTCCGAGGCACCCCGGCCGCCCGAGGGCCGCCTGCCGCCCGGCGCCTCACCCACCCACAAGGCCAAGGTGCGGCGGGAGCTGGCCCGCTGCCTGAAGGTGGCGCGGGAGATGCACAGCCTGCGCTCGGACGCCCTGTACCGCCTCTCGCTGGCCCAGCACCTCCGGCACCGTGTCTTCTGGCTGCCTCACAACATGGATTTCCGCGGCCGCACCTACCCCTGCCCGCCCCACTTCAACCACCTGGGCAGCGACCTGGCGCGTGCCCTGCTGGAGTTTGCCCAGGGCCGTCCGCTTGGCCGCCACGGCCTTGACTGGCTCAAGATCCACCTGGTCAACCTCACTGGGCTCAAGAAGCACGAGCCGCTGCAGGCACGCCTGGTCTTCGCCAACGAGATGATGGAGGACATCCTGGATTCTGCCGACCGGCCCATGACG ggcCGGAAGTGGTGGATGGAGGTGGATGAGCCCTGGCAGGCCCTGGCTTGCTGCATGGAGATTGCTCGGGCCGTGCGCGCCCCCGACCCTGCCGCTTACGTCTCTCACTTTCCAGTTCACCAG GACGGCTCCTGTAACGGCCTGCAGCACTATGCCGCCCTGGGCCGGGACAGCGTGGGGGCCGCCTCCGTCAACCTGCTGCCCTCTGACCTGCCACAGGATGTATACAGTGGGGTGGCTGCGCAG GTGGAGGTGTTCCGCAGGCAGGACGCCGAACGGGGCGTGCGGGTAGCCCAGGTGCTCGAGGGCTTCATCAGCCGCAAGGTGGTCAAGCAGACGGTGATGACTGTGGTGTATGGGGTCACCCGCTACGGGGGCCGCCTGCAGATCGAGAAGCGCCTGCGGGAGCTCAGCAACTTCCCCCAG GAGTTCGTGTGGGAGGCCTCTCACTACCTGGTGCGCCAGGTGTTCAACAGCCTCCAGGAGATGTTCTCGGGCACTCGGGCCATCCAG CACTGGCTGACGGAGAGCGCCCGGCTCATCGCCCACACGGGCTCGGCTGTGGAATGGGTCACACCCCTGGGCATCCCCATCATCCAGCCCTACCACCAGGACTCCAAGGTGTTG ATCAGCGGTGGGATCCAGAGCCTCACCTTCAGCCAGAGTGGGGACACCAGCCA gaagCCTAACACACTGAAGCAGAAGAATGGCTTCCCCCCCAACTTCATCCACTCGCTGGATTCTTCGCATATGATGCTCACGGCTCTGCACTGCTACAG GAAAGGCCTGACCTTTGTCTCTGTGCACGACTGCTTCTGGACCCACGCAGCTGACGTGGAGGTCATGAACCAG gtgTGCCGGGAGCAGTTTGTCCGCCTGCATAGCCAGCCCATCCTGCACAACCTGTCCAGGTTCCTGGTGAAGCGATTCTGTTCCGGCACCAG GTCCCCCAAGCACTCCAAGAACGTGTGGATTGGCAAGCTGCAGGACACGCTGAAGTCCGTGCCGAAGACAG ggGCCTTCGACCTGGAGCAGGTGAAGCACTCCACTTACTTCTTCAGCTGA
- the POLRMT gene encoding DNA-directed RNA polymerase, mitochondrial isoform X3, with translation MSALRWGHGASGLRRALWPAGRPGPLAEEGALSGVWGRRRSSSANPCEQDRRKDWGHAELLEVLEARVRQLQAECVSEVTVKRVGMARRLPASGGFQPPGKAQTGPEDIAAELSGRWAQKLDKEKFAMQKRKQRLEVKLQVRAQQLACEHRLRVVPRLLDAQLASCLPHWEHGAPQSDWEERLTRLLQEAPRKLSHEAEQAPKAESASVRREIQQQRLLAFFECCLLTGHLPLAHHVLVTFHSRSRQQRRLTLAMYNTVMLGWARKGSFRELVYVFFMVKDAGLTPDLFSYAAALQCMGRLGQNADAIQRCLDQMARDGLKLQGLFTSMPLCQEEQAMVLRAVRKAQPTFSLPPPPRPPPQVNTSPLLREIYAKQSGPVSYPKLHLPLQKLQSLFQQQLGVEMATTVAVESVEKARVLTKEVLQARNTLKQLRAEWVQALSLGLQELKASEARAARAGRSTIFPYLCVLTEEELAELLLQTLQVLPPQGESLLSLAQQLGLRVFNRHTVHRKQLSSQVQALQQRYHRYLHLLASDTQVEKPHLPRQYWEALGAPEAPHEQPWPLPVLVQLGKKLAELLVEAVRMPGSVAAPQGPCTLIPVLYHVYSFRSFRQIGILKPHPAFTELLATAAERTLTFEAAEVPMLCPPLPWTSPHTGAFLLSPTKLMRSLEGTMQHQRLLDSCPPAELHGALDALTQLGNCAWRVNGRVLDLVLELFTAKGCPRLGVPAPPSEAPRPPEGRLPPGASPTHKAKVRRELARCLKVAREMHSLRSDALYRLSLAQHLRHRVFWLPHNMDFRGRTYPCPPHFNHLGSDLARALLEFAQGRPLGRHGLDWLKIHLVNLTGLKKHEPLQARLVFANEMMEDILDSADRPMTGRKWWMEVDEPWQALACCMEIARAVRAPDPAAYVSHFPVHQDGSCNGLQHYAALGRDSVGAASVNLLPSDLPQDVYSGVAAQVEVFRRQDAERGVRVAQVLEGFISRKVVKQTVMTVVYGVTRYGGRLQIEKRLRELSNFPQEFVWEASHYLVRQVFNSLQEMFSGTRAIQHWLTESARLIAHTGSAVEWVTPLGIPIIQPYHQDSKVLISGGIQSLTFSQSGDTSQKPNTLKQKNGFPPNFIHSLDSSHMMLTALHCYRKGLTFVSVHDCFWTHAADVEVMNQVCREQFVRLHSQPILHNLSRFLVKRFCSGTRSPKHSKNVWIGKLQDTLKSVPKTGAFDLEQVKHSTYFFS, from the exons ATGTCGGCGCTGCGCTGGGGCCACGGCGCGTCCGGTCTCCGGAGGGCCCTGTGGCCGGCGGGCCGGCCCGGCCCTCTGGCGGAGGAAG GGGCTCTCAGTGGCGTCTGGGGCCGCAGAAGGAGCTCCTCTGCCAACCCCTGTGAGCAAGACCGCCGGAAGGACTGGGGCCACGCGGAGCTGCTGGAGG TGCTTGAGGCGCGGGTGCGGCAGCTGCAGGCCGAGTGTGTGTCAGAGGTAACGGTGAAGAGGGTCGGCATGGCTCGACGACTCCCAGCATCTGGCGGCTTCCAGCCACCCGGGAAGGCCCAGACGGGGCCCGAGGACATTGCTGCGGAGCTCAGTGGCCGCTGGGCCCAGAAACTGGACAAGGAGAAGTTTGCGATGCAGAAGCGCAAGCAGCGGCTGGAGGTGAAGCTGCAGGTGCGAGCCCAGCAGCTGGCTTGTGAGCACAGGCTGCGGGTGGTGCCCCGCCTGCTGGACGCCCAGCTGGCCAGCTGCCTGCCGCACTGGGAGCACGGGGCCCCCCAGAGCGACTGGGAAGAGCGGCTGACGCGGCTGCTGCAGGAGGCCCCGCGGAAGCTGAGCCATGAGGCCGAGCAGGCCCCCAAGGCTGAGAGCGCCTCTGTGCGGCGGGAGATCCAGCAGCAAAGGCTCCTGGCCTTCTTTGAGTGCTGCCTGCTCACGGGCCACCTGCCTCTCGCCCACCACGTGCTGGTCACCTTCCACAGCCGGTCCCGGCAGCAGCGGCGGCTCACGCTAGCCATGTACAACACTGTCATGCTCGGCTGGGCTCGCAAG GGCTCCTTCAGAGAGCTGGTTTACGTGTTCTTCATGGTGAAGGATGCTGGCCTCACCCCAGACCTGTTCTCCTACGCGGCCGCCCTGCAGTGCATGGGACGGCTGGGCCAGAATGCCGACGCCATCCAGAG GTGTCTGGACCAGATGGCCCGGGACGGGCTGAAGCTGCAGGGGCTGTTTACCAGCATGCCACTGTGCCAGGAGGAGCAGGCCATGGTCCTGAGGGCTGTGCGCAAGGCCCAGCCCACCTTCAGCCTGCCGCCGCCACCAcggcccccaccccaggtcaACACCTCACCACTGCTCAGGGAGATCTACGCCAAG CAGAGCGGCCCCGTGTCGTACCCGAAGCTGCACCTGCCCCTGCAGAAGCTACAGAGCCTCTTCCAGCAGCAGTTGGGCGTGGAGATGGCCACCACCGTGGCCGTGGAATCCGTGGAGAAGGCCCGGGTGCTGACCAAGGAGGTCCTGCAGGCG CGGAACACCCTGAAGCAGCTGCGTGCCGAGTGGGTGCAGGCGCTGAGCTTGGGGCTGCAGGAGCTGAAGGCCAGCGAGGCCCGCGCCGCCCGTGCCGGCCGCTCCACCATCTTCCCGTACCTGTGTGTGCTCACCGAGGAGGAGCTCGCCGAGCTGCTGCTGCAG ACCTTGCAGGTGCTGCCCCCGCAGGGAGAGTCGCTGCTCTCCCTGGCACAGCAGCTGGGCCTGCGCGTCTTCAACCGGCACACGGTGCACAGGAAGCAGCTGAGCAGCCAGGTGCAGGCACTCCAGCAGCGTTACCACCGCTACCTGCACCTGCTGGCCTCCGACACCCAG gtGGAGAAGCCCCACCTGCCACGGCAGTACTGGGAGGCGCTGGGGGCGCCCGAGGCCCCCCACGAGCAGCCCTGGCCCTTGCCCGTGCTGGTGCAGCTGGGCAAGAAGCTTGCCGAGTTGCTGGTGGAGGCCGTGCGGATGCCCGGCAGCGTGGCCGCCCCGCAGGGCCCCTGCACGCTCATCCCCGTGCTCTACCACGTGTACTCCTTCCGCAGCTTCCGCCAG ATCGGGATCCTGAAGCCACACCCTGCCTTCACGGAGCTCCTGGCGACGGCCGCAGAGCGCACGCTGACCTTTGAAGCGGCCGAGGTGCCCATGTTGTGCCCGCCACTCCCCTGGACGTCGCCGCACACGGGTGCCTTCCTGCTGAGCCCCACCAAGCTCATGCGCTCACTCGAGGGCACCATGCAGCACCAGCGCCTGCTGGACAGCTGCCCCCCTGCCGAGCTGCACGGTGCCCTGGACGCCCTCACACAGCTGGGCAACTGCGCCTGGCGGGTCAACGGGCGCGTGCTGGACCTGGTCCTGGAGCTCTTCACCGCCAAGGGCTGCCCGCGCCTGGGTGTGCCGGCCCCACCCTCCGAGGCACCCCGGCCGCCCGAGGGCCGCCTGCCGCCCGGCGCCTCACCCACCCACAAGGCCAAGGTGCGGCGGGAGCTGGCCCGCTGCCTGAAGGTGGCGCGGGAGATGCACAGCCTGCGCTCGGACGCCCTGTACCGCCTCTCGCTGGCCCAGCACCTCCGGCACCGTGTCTTCTGGCTGCCTCACAACATGGATTTCCGCGGCCGCACCTACCCCTGCCCGCCCCACTTCAACCACCTGGGCAGCGACCTGGCGCGTGCCCTGCTGGAGTTTGCCCAGGGCCGTCCGCTTGGCCGCCACGGCCTTGACTGGCTCAAGATCCACCTGGTCAACCTCACTGGGCTCAAGAAGCACGAGCCGCTGCAGGCACGCCTGGTCTTCGCCAACGAGATGATGGAGGACATCCTGGATTCTGCCGACCGGCCCATGACG ggcCGGAAGTGGTGGATGGAGGTGGATGAGCCCTGGCAGGCCCTGGCTTGCTGCATGGAGATTGCTCGGGCCGTGCGCGCCCCCGACCCTGCCGCTTACGTCTCTCACTTTCCAGTTCACCAG GACGGCTCCTGTAACGGCCTGCAGCACTATGCCGCCCTGGGCCGGGACAGCGTGGGGGCCGCCTCCGTCAACCTGCTGCCCTCTGACCTGCCACAGGATGTATACAGTGGGGTGGCTGCGCAG GTGGAGGTGTTCCGCAGGCAGGACGCCGAACGGGGCGTGCGGGTAGCCCAGGTGCTCGAGGGCTTCATCAGCCGCAAGGTGGTCAAGCAGACGGTGATGACTGTGGTGTATGGGGTCACCCGCTACGGGGGCCGCCTGCAGATCGAGAAGCGCCTGCGGGAGCTCAGCAACTTCCCCCAG GAGTTCGTGTGGGAGGCCTCTCACTACCTGGTGCGCCAGGTGTTCAACAGCCTCCAGGAGATGTTCTCGGGCACTCGGGCCATCCAG CACTGGCTGACGGAGAGCGCCCGGCTCATCGCCCACACGGGCTCGGCTGTGGAATGGGTCACACCCCTGGGCATCCCCATCATCCAGCCCTACCACCAGGACTCCAAGGTGTTG ATCAGCGGTGGGATCCAGAGCCTCACCTTCAGCCAGAGTGGGGACACCAGCCA gaagCCTAACACACTGAAGCAGAAGAATGGCTTCCCCCCCAACTTCATCCACTCGCTGGATTCTTCGCATATGATGCTCACGGCTCTGCACTGCTACAG GAAAGGCCTGACCTTTGTCTCTGTGCACGACTGCTTCTGGACCCACGCAGCTGACGTGGAGGTCATGAACCAG gtgTGCCGGGAGCAGTTTGTCCGCCTGCATAGCCAGCCCATCCTGCACAACCTGTCCAGGTTCCTGGTGAAGCGATTCTGTTCCGGCACCAG GTCCCCCAAGCACTCCAAGAACGTGTGGATTGGCAAGCTGCAGGACACGCTGAAGTCCGTGCCGAAGACAG ggGCCTTCGACCTGGAGCAGGTGAAGCACTCCACTTACTTCTTCAGCTGA